The Acetivibrio cellulolyticus CD2 genome has a segment encoding these proteins:
- a CDS encoding alpha/beta fold hydrolase has translation MKKITKPLTLAALVFLVSVSVICFFAQSVYSKKCNDHQNFEGEVCIGEFGLHACILGKGKPSIIFESGHSDSHESWQLIQPEISSNNSTLSYDRAGIGLSDNSPVKRTSSNKAYELHRLLNEAKVKAPYIIVSHSMGSWVSRMFAKQFGNELAGLILVDPTHEDTNEYTINCLPPEMLDLYKKEICKEGTYEDLLESIDQIKEARYALKDIPLTVISANDHKMGTDFEEKWGLWQKDIASLSLISNHIIVNSGHNIHQEKPEVIIEAINDMIENKK, from the coding sequence ATGAAAAAAATCACTAAGCCACTTACCTTAGCAGCTCTTGTTTTCCTAGTTTCTGTTAGTGTAATTTGCTTTTTTGCCCAATCTGTTTATTCCAAAAAATGCAATGACCATCAGAATTTCGAAGGCGAAGTATGCATAGGAGAATTTGGCCTGCATGCCTGTATACTAGGGAAAGGTAAACCGTCAATAATATTTGAGTCCGGTCATAGCGATTCCCATGAGTCCTGGCAACTGATCCAACCTGAAATATCAAGTAATAATTCAACATTATCGTACGACCGGGCCGGAATAGGTCTAAGCGACAATAGCCCTGTCAAGAGGACATCCTCGAACAAGGCATATGAACTTCATAGGTTGCTGAATGAAGCTAAGGTTAAAGCCCCGTACATAATTGTAAGCCATTCCATGGGAAGCTGGGTGTCCCGAATGTTTGCCAAACAGTTTGGTAATGAGTTGGCAGGTTTGATTTTAGTAGATCCAACACATGAAGATACAAATGAATATACCATCAATTGTTTGCCACCGGAAATGCTGGATTTATATAAGAAAGAAATATGCAAAGAGGGCACCTATGAGGATCTGCTTGAAAGTATTGATCAGATAAAAGAAGCAAGATATGCTTTGAAGGATATTCCTCTTACTGTAATATCAGCAAACGACCACAAGATGGGGACCGACTTTGAGGAAAAATGGGGTTTGTGGCAGAAAGATATTGCCTCATTGTCTTTAATAAGCAATCACATAATTGTCAACAGTGGGCACAATATTCACCAGGAAAAACCCGAGGTTATAATAGAAGCCATTAACGACATGATAGAAAATAAGAAATAA
- a CDS encoding DUF4474 domain-containing protein has product MLSFIEGITIFFTGLFSLLGVSTINVFSMDIKAVFMTGVFYVLLPLILVFILGKILFVLIVKISAGTAGVGISVAQNNEELDDAFGVAGYDYDPKQDIFYSTLDPWQRKFGYCGLYDESLAPLGMIIDCEPICFEYGGEKWMIEFWKGQYALNTGCEIGIYKEVFNLGIPGVIDGPFYKSVENEDMMYMAFSLKKNGRELFNREDTHWWLTGFKLGEFSNPSELTMDIGIVFNETEMCYAFIDALIKAGYPDGEIAKVGNRVYFTFDKPHMEQPATRTRITDWIIQKKNEVLCAEYREVTASYDNIEEKLDTVKKYKPGIFKKAINVGKSQEVYKAYDKLSSYIN; this is encoded by the coding sequence ATGCTCAGTTTTATAGAAGGAATTACAATTTTTTTTACAGGATTATTTAGTTTGCTTGGGGTCAGTACTATTAATGTCTTTTCCATGGATATAAAAGCTGTGTTTATGACAGGAGTTTTTTATGTTTTGCTCCCACTTATTCTGGTTTTTATTTTAGGGAAAATATTATTTGTTTTAATTGTAAAAATATCAGCAGGTACTGCAGGTGTTGGAATTAGTGTGGCTCAGAATAATGAAGAGTTGGACGATGCATTTGGAGTTGCCGGATATGACTATGACCCAAAACAGGATATTTTTTATTCAACATTAGATCCATGGCAGAGGAAATTTGGATATTGCGGGCTGTATGATGAATCTTTGGCACCTCTTGGAATGATAATTGATTGTGAACCGATTTGCTTTGAATATGGCGGCGAAAAATGGATGATTGAGTTCTGGAAAGGCCAATATGCTTTGAATACCGGCTGTGAAATAGGGATATATAAAGAGGTATTTAATTTGGGTATTCCTGGTGTCATTGATGGGCCTTTTTACAAAAGTGTTGAAAATGAAGATATGATGTATATGGCGTTTTCCTTAAAAAAGAATGGAAGAGAGCTTTTTAATAGAGAAGATACGCATTGGTGGTTAACCGGATTTAAACTGGGCGAGTTTTCAAACCCATCAGAATTAACTATGGATATTGGAATTGTCTTTAATGAGACAGAAATGTGTTATGCTTTTATTGATGCTTTAATTAAAGCAGGCTATCCGGATGGAGAAATAGCAAAGGTTGGAAATAGGGTATATTTTACGTTTGATAAACCTCATATGGAACAACCAGCTACAAGAACAAGAATTACGGACTGGATTATTCAAAAGAAAAATGAAGTGTTATGTGCGGAGTATAGAGAGGTTACTGCATCATATGACAATATCGAAGAAAAATTGGATACAGTTAAAAAGTATAAGCCCGGTATTTTTAAAAAGGCTATAAATGTTGGAAAAAGCCAGGAGGTATATAAGGCATATGATAAGCTTTCAAGCTACATTAACTAA
- a CDS encoding serine hydrolase: MIKKIIAVLTTILILMSFAAIGVNAESEDIAVCIDGKQISFPDAKPFINADSRTLCPIRFIAENLGAGVEWNGDTKVVVITNGSAVIKLTVGESTAEVNGVVKTFDTKAQIFQGRTYVPLRFISETFDMTVGWDNKTKTVSISRPDVSDLLKDQAALSDEEKKIAENLDQYLGSIEKNKKFHGSILVAKEGKVLLDKGYGNANYEQEIKNTPQTRFPIGSVTKQFTAMAIMQLYEKGLLTLDDKLSKYISGWPDAETITIKQLLTHSSGIVNCTEIPEFFSTKTEDLSEEYIINTLKGKTLEFAPGTKWKYSNSGYVLLGYIVEKVSGLSLNEYLDKNIFKPLDMKNTGICYKGEEKMYNATGYLGYLDLTATDDEFLLRGAYGAGFLCSTVEDLYRWDRALYTEKLVKKETMNMIFTGYEDTQTMGKYGLGWFVRDDESLGKVVFHGGNTLSFTADISRYVDKDIAIIMTINNGYYDVDTLTGILAGIVQGKKYELPSEPKAIELESGITDKYVGTYEYVKGYNIIITKSGDQLFAQVTGQAKAEIYPEAEDEFFYRSVDARISFKKNENSEVTGLVLKQGNADIEAKRIGSAPEEKKEIQLDAKIYESYVGEYELMKGFAITVSTDGEHLYAQATGQEQYEIFAQSETEFFYKVVDAELSFVKNDEGKVTGLLLKQGGQNLNLNKIK; encoded by the coding sequence ATGATTAAAAAAATTATTGCAGTACTAACCACAATACTTATCCTCATGTCTTTTGCAGCAATTGGGGTTAATGCTGAAAGTGAAGACATCGCAGTTTGTATTGATGGTAAACAGATTAGCTTCCCAGATGCAAAACCTTTTATAAACGCTGATTCCAGGACTCTTTGCCCTATCCGTTTTATTGCAGAAAACCTGGGCGCAGGAGTTGAATGGAATGGTGATACCAAAGTTGTAGTGATAACTAATGGATCAGCTGTTATAAAATTGACTGTTGGAGAGAGTACAGCTGAGGTAAATGGTGTAGTTAAAACCTTTGATACCAAGGCTCAGATATTCCAAGGTAGAACTTATGTGCCGCTGAGATTTATCAGTGAAACCTTTGATATGACAGTAGGTTGGGACAATAAGACAAAGACTGTTTCAATTTCAAGACCTGATGTAAGTGATTTATTGAAGGATCAGGCTGCTTTAAGTGATGAGGAAAAGAAGATAGCAGAAAATCTTGACCAATACCTCGGATCTATAGAAAAGAACAAGAAATTTCATGGTTCTATCCTGGTGGCCAAAGAAGGAAAAGTATTACTGGATAAGGGATATGGAAATGCAAATTATGAACAGGAAATCAAAAATACACCACAAACCCGATTCCCAATTGGCTCTGTTACAAAACAATTTACTGCTATGGCAATAATGCAGCTCTATGAAAAGGGACTTTTAACACTAGATGATAAACTTTCAAAATACATATCTGGTTGGCCTGATGCTGAAACCATAACCATCAAGCAACTCCTGACTCACTCTTCGGGAATAGTGAACTGCACAGAAATACCAGAGTTTTTTTCGACCAAAACTGAAGACTTGTCTGAAGAGTACATTATAAATACTCTTAAGGGAAAAACACTTGAATTTGCACCTGGAACCAAGTGGAAATATAGCAATTCAGGATATGTTCTGCTTGGATATATTGTTGAAAAAGTAAGCGGATTAAGCCTTAATGAATATTTGGATAAAAATATTTTTAAACCTCTGGATATGAAGAATACAGGTATATGTTATAAAGGTGAAGAAAAAATGTACAACGCTACGGGGTATTTAGGATATTTGGATTTGACTGCAACAGATGATGAATTCCTCCTAAGAGGTGCTTATGGAGCAGGCTTTTTATGTTCAACAGTTGAAGACTTGTATAGGTGGGATAGGGCCCTATATACAGAAAAACTAGTTAAAAAAGAGACTATGAATATGATTTTTACAGGTTATGAAGATACTCAAACTATGGGAAAATATGGATTAGGGTGGTTTGTCCGTGATGACGAAAGCCTTGGTAAAGTAGTATTCCATGGTGGTAATACATTGAGTTTTACAGCCGATATTTCAAGGTATGTGGATAAGGATATAGCTATAATTATGACTATAAACAATGGTTACTATGATGTGGATACACTTACAGGTATTCTTGCAGGTATAGTTCAAGGAAAGAAATATGAGCTGCCTAGTGAACCAAAGGCTATAGAGCTCGAATCCGGAATAACTGACAAGTACGTGGGCACATACGAGTATGTGAAGGGGTATAATATAATTATTACTAAAAGCGGAGACCAACTATTTGCACAGGTCACAGGTCAGGCTAAGGCAGAGATATACCCTGAGGCGGAAGATGAGTTTTTCTACAGATCAGTTGACGCTCGAATTAGTTTTAAGAAGAATGAAAATAGTGAAGTGACAGGATTAGTGTTAAAACAGGGAAATGCTGATATTGAGGCAAAAAGAATAGGTTCTGCACCGGAAGAAAAGAAGGAAATTCAGTTGGATGCGAAAATATATGAAAGCTATGTTGGGGAATATGAGTTGATGAAGGGATTTGCAATTACTGTTTCAACTGATGGTGAGCACTTATACGCTCAAGCTACTGGACAGGAACAGTATGAGATATTTGCACAATCTGAAACTGAGTTTTTCTACAAGGTAGTTGATGCAGAGCTAAGCTTTGTTAAAAATGATGAAGGCAAAGTAACTGGGCTTCTCTTAAAGCAGGGAGGACAGAATTTAAATTTAAACAAGATCAAATAG
- a CDS encoding phosphoserine transaminase: MKPANKPVSPCFSSGPCAKHPGYSLDELKGAPLGRSHRSSLGKDKLSQAITRTKQILNIPEDYRVGIVPASDTGAFEMLMWSVLGPRAVDVIAFESFGKGWANDIQKELKLEQVRVLSADYGSLPDLSQVNFDNDVVFTWNGTTSGVKVPNGDWIPNDRKGLTLCDATSAVFAMDIPWEKVDAVTFSWQKVLGGEAAHGMLIISPRVVERIESYDPAWPMPKIFRLKKKGKFDESVFQGSTINTPSMLCNEDYLQALNWAESIGGLKSLIAKSEENLSVFEDFVAKHNWIHFLAKEKQFRSNTSVCFTVDLPEDKLKSMIKLLAEEKVAYDIGAYSEAPAGLRVWCGATAEKSDLQILCQWLEWAYESVLG; encoded by the coding sequence ATGAAACCAGCAAACAAACCAGTAAGTCCATGTTTCTCCTCCGGTCCATGTGCAAAACATCCCGGATATTCTCTTGATGAACTAAAAGGTGCACCTCTTGGAAGGTCACACAGAAGCAGTCTCGGGAAGGATAAGTTATCCCAGGCTATTACAAGAACAAAACAAATACTCAATATTCCCGAAGATTACAGGGTTGGTATAGTACCAGCTTCTGATACAGGTGCATTTGAAATGCTCATGTGGAGCGTTTTAGGTCCAAGAGCTGTTGATGTTATAGCTTTTGAATCCTTTGGAAAAGGCTGGGCTAATGACATCCAGAAAGAACTTAAGCTCGAGCAGGTTCGTGTATTATCTGCTGATTACGGTAGCTTGCCTGACCTTAGTCAGGTTAACTTTGATAATGATGTAGTATTTACCTGGAACGGTACTACAAGCGGTGTCAAAGTCCCTAACGGTGATTGGATTCCTAATGACAGAAAAGGATTAACACTTTGTGATGCTACCTCAGCTGTATTCGCTATGGATATTCCATGGGAAAAAGTTGATGCAGTTACATTCTCATGGCAAAAAGTACTTGGCGGTGAAGCTGCTCATGGTATGCTCATAATATCACCTAGAGTAGTAGAAAGAATAGAATCCTATGATCCAGCATGGCCAATGCCTAAAATATTCAGGTTAAAGAAAAAAGGAAAGTTTGACGAATCAGTATTCCAGGGTTCTACTATCAATACTCCATCCATGCTTTGCAATGAGGATTATTTACAGGCTTTAAATTGGGCAGAATCCATAGGCGGTCTGAAAAGTTTAATTGCTAAAAGTGAAGAAAACCTTAGCGTATTTGAAGATTTCGTTGCTAAACACAATTGGATACATTTCCTTGCCAAAGAGAAACAATTCCGTTCCAATACCAGTGTATGCTTCACTGTTGACTTGCCTGAAGACAAATTGAAGAGTATGATTAAATTACTTGCTGAAGAAAAAGTTGCTTATGACATTGGAGCTTACAGCGAAGCACCTGCCGGTTTGAGAGTGTGGTGTGGAGCAACAGCAGAAAAGTCTGACCTCCAAATACTATGCCAGTGGTTGGAATGGGCATATGAGAGCGTTCTTGGTTAA
- a CDS encoding GNAT family N-acetyltransferase, producing the protein MIRYATIDDMKIAFELTKLLGSDTFTFEEFEKCFIHNLFNNHILLYEENRSVLGLGVLHIFYPLHHSRKIAEIMELVIAGDVRGKGIGKKLLDEMTIIAIQNKCVSIEVASNRKRVDAHRFYKREGFLVSHFKFTKRIN; encoded by the coding sequence ATGATTCGATATGCAACCATAGACGATATGAAAATTGCATTTGAGCTTACGAAACTACTTGGAAGTGATACATTTACCTTTGAGGAATTTGAAAAATGCTTTATTCATAACTTATTTAACAATCACATTCTACTATATGAAGAAAATAGATCTGTACTAGGGCTTGGTGTACTCCATATATTTTATCCCCTTCATCATTCCAGAAAGATAGCTGAGATTATGGAACTTGTCATAGCAGGCGATGTTCGGGGTAAAGGAATTGGTAAGAAGTTACTTGATGAAATGACGATAATTGCTATACAAAATAAATGCGTTAGTATAGAGGTTGCATCCAACAGAAAAAGAGTGGATGCACATAGATTTTACAAACGAGAAGGCTTTTTGGTAAGCCATTTCAAATTTACAAAAAGAATTAATTAA
- a CDS encoding DapH/DapD/GlmU-related protein: MLNKEPNVEQNVELVKTKLGNYTQVKAHSVLNDVQIDDFSYCAGYNQIYYAKIGKFCSIASFVRINPGNHPTYTRIAQHHFTYRSKMFGFSEDDKAFFDWRKDDLVIIGHDVWIGHNSCIMPGVTIGNGAVIGAGAVVTKNIEPYSIVVGIPSKKIKMRFSDNLIERIEKSQWWNWDYETIKERLDEFRNIDEFVRKYL; this comes from the coding sequence ATGTTAAATAAAGAACCTAATGTTGAACAAAATGTAGAATTAGTCAAAACAAAGCTCGGCAATTATACTCAAGTAAAAGCACACAGTGTTTTAAATGATGTCCAAATTGATGACTTTTCGTATTGTGCTGGCTACAATCAAATTTACTACGCAAAAATCGGGAAGTTTTGTTCTATTGCAAGTTTTGTCCGTATTAATCCGGGCAACCACCCTACTTATACGCGAATAGCACAGCATCATTTTACATATCGAAGCAAAATGTTTGGTTTTAGTGAGGATGACAAAGCATTTTTTGACTGGCGTAAGGACGATTTAGTAATTATTGGACACGATGTTTGGATTGGGCATAATTCGTGTATTATGCCGGGAGTAACCATTGGAAACGGTGCTGTTATAGGTGCAGGTGCGGTAGTTACTAAGAATATCGAACCTTATTCAATTGTGGTCGGAATACCTTCTAAAAAGATAAAAATGCGTTTTTCAGATAATTTAATAGAACGAATAGAAAAATCCCAATGGTGGAATTGGGATTATGAAACCATCAAAGAACGACTTGATGAGTTTAGAAATATTGATGAATTTGTGAGGAAATATTTATGA
- a CDS encoding PHP domain-containing protein yields MRADLHIHSTVSDGSKTIHEIIDMATNNGLDFIAITDHDTMAHAKLLPKSPAIKVIAGIEISAIDKKTGTKAHVLGYKINNADYVENLTLPLLKKRHENSLRQIEILQKDGIEIDINKLNKEDGKYIYKQHIMEYLVETKQVIEMFGSFYKTVFKSGGICDFDIEYIDVYDAVNVIKSAGGLAVLAHPGQQKNFYLIDKIPFDGIEFNHLANSEGDKKIIREYASKYNLFLTGGSDYHGKYEAVPVDIGDFISEESGVNALC; encoded by the coding sequence ATGAGGGCAGATTTACATATTCATTCCACTGTATCAGACGGAAGCAAAACAATACATGAAATTATAGATATGGCAACAAACAATGGACTTGATTTTATAGCCATCACAGACCACGACACGATGGCTCACGCCAAGCTATTGCCTAAAAGTCCTGCAATAAAGGTTATAGCAGGCATTGAAATATCTGCAATAGATAAAAAAACAGGAACAAAAGCCCACGTTTTGGGATACAAAATAAATAATGCCGATTATGTAGAAAATTTAACCTTGCCTCTTCTTAAAAAAAGACACGAAAACTCACTTAGGCAAATTGAAATATTGCAAAAAGACGGTATTGAAATTGATATAAATAAGCTTAACAAAGAAGATGGCAAGTACATTTATAAACAACACATTATGGAATATTTAGTAGAAACAAAACAAGTTATAGAAATGTTTGGCAGTTTCTATAAAACCGTTTTCAAAAGTGGTGGCATTTGCGATTTTGATATTGAATATATTGATGTTTACGATGCGGTGAATGTGATAAAAAGTGCAGGAGGTCTTGCCGTTCTTGCCCATCCTGGACAGCAGAAAAACTTTTATTTGATTGATAAAATTCCCTTTGATGGCATTGAATTCAATCATCTTGCCAACAGCGAAGGTGATAAAAAAATAATAAGGGAGTATGCTTCAAAATATAATTTGTTTTTAACAGGCGGCAGTGATTACCACGGTAAATATGAGGCTGTACCTGTAGATATTGGCGATTTCATATCAGAAGAAAGCGGTGTAAATGCATTATGTTAA
- a CDS encoding phosphonate C-P lyase system protein PhnL translates to MILKIDNLAKNFYLYNLGKEIKSCQNISFTLNKGEFIGIVGLSGAGKSTILKCINRTYLPMQGDIYYDSEAFGNINLTTASEREILYLRKYEIGYVSQFLNVMPRTTAKQHVMSALIDMGEDEKAAEEQAKEMLNYFKLAENLWDIYPNTFSGGERLRLNLAHSMVKRPRLLLLDEPTASLDNKTKILVKEMLKKLKSKQTSMLGIFHDLQFMDGVCDKVYNISEGAFTV, encoded by the coding sequence ATGATATTAAAAATTGATAACTTGGCAAAAAACTTTTACCTTTACAATTTGGGTAAAGAAATAAAATCCTGCCAAAACATCAGCTTCACTTTGAACAAAGGCGAATTTATCGGAATTGTGGGTCTGTCCGGAGCGGGCAAATCTACTATCTTGAAATGCATTAACCGCACCTATCTTCCCATGCAGGGCGATATTTATTATGATAGTGAAGCCTTTGGCAATATCAACCTGACAACAGCAAGTGAGCGTGAAATATTGTATCTTAGAAAATACGAAATTGGGTATGTATCACAGTTTTTAAATGTTATGCCAAGAACAACTGCAAAACAGCATGTAATGAGTGCTTTAATTGATATGGGTGAGGATGAAAAGGCGGCTGAGGAACAGGCAAAAGAAATGCTTAACTATTTTAAACTTGCTGAAAATTTATGGGACATCTACCCTAACACCTTTTCGGGTGGAGAACGACTTCGCCTTAATCTAGCACACTCTATGGTAAAAAGGCCAAGACTATTACTGCTTGACGAGCCAACGGCATCACTTGACAATAAAACTAAAATTTTAGTTAAAGAAATGCTAAAAAAATTAAAATCAAAGCAAACAAGTATGCTCGGAATATTCCACGACCTTCAATTTATGGATGGCGTGTGCGATAAGGTTTATAATATTTCTGAGGGGGCATTTACAGTATGA
- a CDS encoding alpha-D-ribose 1-methylphosphonate 5-triphosphate diphosphatase: MIHIKNGKIVTPTEIIEGKVLLIEGDRIIGFADSTNGAEKVIDAHGRYITPGFIDTHSDKIEQFIRPRPTSLMDYELALKECERELLVQGITTMYHSLTLYKNDFFGESPIRTKNSVLALANLIDSLHKRNHLIHHRFHLRIEIDNLEAFDIAKAMIVEKKVHQISFMDHTPGQGQYKNLEIYRKTISGYHGKEIETYGFEGVLQYHQSKVMLSFEQLKELADLAHQNGISVASHDDDCIEKLYINHDLGVDISEFPINIETAKAAKEMGFYTVVGAPNILLGGSHSGNMSASEAICGDCADILCSDYYPSAILHSIFIMHQKYNIPLNQMINRATLNPAIAMKIDDECGSIEIGKKADILIIDILDGYPVITHCLVDGKATCRIQYRRSL; the protein is encoded by the coding sequence TTGATACATATAAAAAACGGGAAAATAGTTACACCCACAGAGATAATAGAAGGTAAGGTTCTGTTAATAGAAGGTGATAGAATTATAGGTTTTGCAGATAGCACAAATGGTGCTGAAAAGGTAATTGATGCACATGGCAGATACATAACACCTGGATTTATTGATACTCATTCGGACAAAATTGAGCAGTTTATCCGCCCTCGTCCAACCTCGCTAATGGATTATGAGCTTGCCCTCAAAGAATGTGAAAGAGAGCTGTTAGTCCAAGGTATAACTACAATGTATCATTCCTTGACACTCTATAAAAATGATTTTTTTGGAGAATCGCCAATTCGCACAAAGAATAGTGTGCTTGCACTTGCCAACCTAATTGACAGCTTGCATAAACGCAACCATTTAATACATCATCGCTTCCATCTTCGGATTGAAATTGATAACCTGGAAGCATTTGATATTGCAAAAGCAATGATTGTAGAAAAAAAGGTACATCAAATTTCTTTTATGGATCATACCCCCGGGCAGGGTCAGTATAAAAACCTTGAAATTTACAGAAAAACCATATCTGGTTATCACGGCAAGGAAATTGAAACTTACGGCTTTGAGGGGGTTCTACAATATCACCAATCAAAGGTAATGTTATCCTTTGAACAATTAAAAGAGCTTGCTGACTTGGCACATCAAAACGGTATTTCTGTTGCTTCACATGATGATGATTGCATAGAGAAATTATATATCAATCACGATTTGGGTGTAGATATTTCGGAATTTCCAATCAATATTGAAACTGCAAAGGCAGCAAAGGAAATGGGTTTTTATACGGTTGTCGGTGCTCCAAACATTTTGCTAGGAGGCTCACATTCGGGTAATATGTCGGCTTCAGAAGCAATTTGCGGGGATTGTGCGGACATTTTATGCTCCGATTACTACCCTTCCGCCATTCTGCATAGTATTTTTATTATGCACCAAAAATATAATATTCCACTTAACCAAATGATAAACAGAGCAACTCTTAATCCTGCAATAGCAATGAAAATTGATGATGAATGCGGTTCAATAGAAATTGGCAAAAAAGCTGATATTCTAATTATTGATATTTTAGACGGTTATCCGGTTATCACGCACTGTTTGGTTGATGGTAAAGCCACTTGCCGAATACAGTACAGGAGGTCGTTATGA
- a CDS encoding ATP-binding cassette domain-containing protein has product MYLNDNPVLSVKNLTVRYGNGCPHCFENLEKNRCKLCGSVWAANDLSFEVYEGEVLGIVGESGSGKSTLMKSLYFDIEPTNGEGYLKDYKNGTKNIWASSSAERRMIKNNIMGMVYQNPILGLRMNYSAASNIAEKIIAAGSRNAGQMTARATELLETVEILTSRIAEAPKNFSGGMQQRVQISKALANNPSLLLLDEVTTGLDLSVQAKVLDLIRKIKAKFGISILLVSHDLAVIRMLSDRTIVMLDGKIIENGLTDQILEDPQHAYTQQLVSSLI; this is encoded by the coding sequence ATGTATCTAAATGACAATCCTGTACTTTCAGTAAAAAATTTAACCGTTAGATATGGTAACGGTTGTCCACACTGCTTTGAAAACCTGGAGAAAAATCGCTGCAAACTTTGCGGAAGTGTTTGGGCGGCAAATGACCTATCCTTTGAGGTTTATGAGGGTGAAGTTTTAGGGATTGTTGGCGAAAGTGGCTCTGGCAAATCAACACTGATGAAAAGTCTATATTTTGATATTGAACCAACAAACGGTGAAGGATACCTAAAGGACTATAAAAACGGAACGAAAAATATATGGGCATCAAGTAGTGCTGAAAGGCGAATGATTAAAAACAATATTATGGGAATGGTTTATCAAAATCCGATTTTAGGGCTTAGAATGAACTACTCGGCTGCTTCTAACATTGCGGAAAAAATTATTGCCGCAGGCAGCCGCAATGCAGGACAAATGACAGCAAGGGCAACAGAGTTACTCGAAACGGTTGAAATATTAACCTCAAGAATTGCAGAAGCTCCTAAAAACTTTTCCGGCGGTATGCAACAGCGTGTGCAAATTTCAAAGGCATTGGCAAATAACCCGTCCTTACTTCTTTTAGACGAGGTTACCACAGGTCTTGATTTGTCCGTACAAGCAAAGGTACTCGACTTAATCCGTAAAATCAAAGCTAAATTTGGCATATCAATCTTATTGGTATCTCACGATTTGGCGGTAATCCGCATGCTTTCCGACCGAACAATTGTAATGCTTGACGGAAAAATTATAGAAAACGGCCTAACCGATCAAATATTAGAAGACCCACAGCACGCATATACTCAACAGTTAGTTAGTTCGCTGATTTAG
- a CDS encoding alpha-D-ribose 1-methylphosphonate 5-phosphate C-P-lyase PhnJ, with amino-acid sequence MNKNYNFAFLDEGSKREIRRSTLKAVAIPGYQVPFGSRELPIGRGWGTGGIQLTLSLIGTDDMLKVIDQGSDDSVNAVNIKKFIGLCTDVKTTTKTQEATIIQTRHRIPEIPMTSNQILVLQVPLPEPLRIVEPREEVTKKMHAEKDYAPVWLRLYESIIKYKKVTISTEYPCMVEDRYMMSPSPIPKFDNPKLHKSECLYLFGAGREKKIYAIPPHTEVISLAFDDMPFEKESFKGICCRLCKSTNTYLDEMFDSVTGEVFYQCSDTSYCKEVCSQCI; translated from the coding sequence ATGAATAAAAACTATAATTTTGCATTTTTAGATGAAGGCTCAAAAAGAGAAATTCGCCGCTCTACCTTAAAAGCTGTTGCTATTCCCGGATATCAAGTACCCTTTGGCTCTCGTGAACTGCCCATAGGCAGAGGTTGGGGAACTGGCGGCATACAGCTTACCCTTTCTTTAATAGGCACAGATGATATGCTAAAGGTAATTGACCAAGGCAGTGATGATAGTGTTAATGCGGTAAATATTAAAAAATTCATTGGACTTTGCACTGATGTTAAAACCACAACAAAAACACAGGAAGCCACCATAATTCAGACAAGACACAGAATACCTGAAATACCAATGACCAGCAACCAAATTTTGGTACTTCAGGTACCACTCCCTGAGCCGCTTCGTATTGTTGAACCTCGTGAAGAAGTTACCAAAAAAATGCACGCTGAAAAGGACTATGCTCCTGTTTGGTTACGACTGTACGAAAGCATAATTAAATACAAAAAGGTTACAATCTCAACCGAATACCCTTGTATGGTGGAAGACAGATATATGATGAGTCCAAGCCCTATTCCAAAATTTGATAATCCAAAGCTACATAAATCCGAATGCCTATACCTTTTCGGTGCAGGGCGTGAAAAGAAAATTTATGCTATCCCACCACACACTGAGGTTATATCTCTTGCCTTTGATGATATGCCCTTTGAAAAGGAAAGCTTTAAGGGAATATGCTGTCGTTTGTGCAAAAGTACAAATACTTACTTAGATGAAATGTTTGACAGTGTCACAGGCGAGGTTTTTTATCAATGCTCAGATACATCTTATTGTAAGGAGGTGTGCAGCCAATGTATCTAA